A genomic stretch from Arthrobacter sp. KBS0702 includes:
- a CDS encoding TetR/AcrR family transcriptional regulator, producing the protein MTTHPAHQADAPAAAAIALLARQGYDATSVDDLADAAGMSRSTFFRKFGSKEDVVFADHERILGQVTERLAESSGEPLAAIEDAALLVFNHHLRHRETSRARYELMQAVPALRDRELVTSHRYERAFLLHLLDRLPDGGPDRTGNHREHTAVAFAAATVAVHNAFLRQWLRSPAVAGESAGSEHSRADALAAELRGLSAIFRPALLGPPPAAQLPPTVVVTVLAGAADKDAIARAVRDALP; encoded by the coding sequence ATGACCACTCACCCGGCCCACCAGGCCGATGCGCCCGCTGCCGCCGCGATCGCGCTGCTCGCACGACAGGGGTACGACGCTACGTCAGTTGACGACCTGGCCGACGCCGCGGGCATGAGCCGCAGTACCTTCTTCCGGAAGTTCGGCTCCAAGGAAGACGTCGTTTTTGCGGACCACGAGCGGATCCTGGGCCAGGTGACCGAACGGCTGGCCGAATCCAGCGGCGAGCCGTTGGCCGCCATCGAGGACGCCGCGCTCCTGGTTTTCAACCACCACCTGCGCCACCGGGAAACGTCCCGCGCCCGCTACGAGCTGATGCAGGCCGTGCCCGCGCTCCGGGACCGGGAGCTGGTCACCTCGCACCGCTACGAGCGCGCGTTCCTGTTGCACCTGCTGGACCGGCTGCCCGACGGCGGCCCCGACCGGACCGGCAACCACCGCGAACACACCGCCGTTGCCTTCGCCGCCGCCACTGTCGCGGTGCACAACGCGTTCCTGCGGCAGTGGCTCCGCTCCCCTGCCGTCGCCGGGGAATCCGCGGGATCGGAGCACAGCCGGGCCGACGCCCTGGCCGCGGAGCTCCGGGGCTTATCCGCCATCTTCCGGCCGGCACTGCTTGGGCCGCCGCCAGCGGCCCAGCTGCCACCGACCGTCGTGGTGACCGTGCTGGCCGGGGCAGCGGACAAGGATGCGATTGCCCGGGCCGTCCGCGACGCGCTCCCCTGA
- a CDS encoding mycothiol transferase, translated as MKANELLLDAFGRIHEAVGATLRGIDAGALGRRPEGNGNSIVWLVWHLGRGEDAQVASAAGLAQVWTSQGFAARFDLPLAVTDTGYGHSSDQVDAVQAPAELLIAYYDAVHRQTVGFLESLGDEDLDRVVDTRWNPPVTLGVRLVSIAADCLQHVGQAAYAKGLNSGR; from the coding sequence ATGAAAGCCAATGAGCTGTTGCTAGACGCCTTCGGCCGGATCCACGAGGCCGTCGGCGCCACGCTTCGCGGCATCGATGCCGGGGCCCTTGGCCGGCGTCCGGAAGGCAACGGGAATTCGATCGTGTGGCTGGTGTGGCACCTGGGTCGGGGCGAGGACGCGCAGGTGGCATCGGCCGCCGGCCTGGCACAGGTCTGGACCTCGCAGGGCTTTGCCGCACGCTTTGACCTTCCGCTGGCCGTCACGGACACCGGTTACGGACATTCCTCCGACCAGGTCGACGCCGTCCAGGCCCCGGCTGAGCTGCTGATTGCCTATTACGACGCCGTCCACCGGCAGACCGTCGGTTTCCTCGAGTCTCTCGGCGACGAAGACCTCGACCGCGTCGTCGACACCCGCTGGAACCCGCCCGTCACCCTCGGGGTCCGGCTGGTGAGCATCGCCGCGGACTGCCTCCAGCACGTCGGCCAGGCCGCGTACGCCAAGGGCCTGAACTCAGGCCGGTGA
- a CDS encoding acetyl-CoA C-acetyltransferase produces the protein MTQHDTTPVILGGARTPFGRFRGGLTPFSSSELGAHAIRAALERTGVSPEQVGAVIVGQVIQAGAGQGPARQASLAAGIGWDVPTVTINKLCLSGLTAVIDAARTIRAGEADFIVAAGQESMTNAPHLVPGLRAGVVIGDAPMLDSLNHDGLQDPVSGKLMGEATDAGNAERQISREEQDAVAARSHQRAEAARAAGVLAEEIAPIQVPQRKGPAVTLEHDEGIRAETTAESLAQLRPAFSKDQAATITAGSASPLSDGAAALVIASKSAAIAAGLEWIAEIGAHGQTAGPDGSLHSQPARAIERALKGEGLNATDLDLVEINEAFASVLIQSANDLGIETDAVNAEGGAIALGHPVGASGARLVLHQALALKRRGGGTGVVALCGGGGQGDALILKA, from the coding sequence ATGACCCAGCACGACACCACCCCGGTGATTCTCGGCGGCGCCCGAACCCCGTTCGGCCGCTTCCGCGGCGGACTAACGCCGTTTTCGTCCAGCGAGCTCGGCGCCCACGCCATCCGCGCCGCCCTCGAGCGCACGGGGGTGTCCCCGGAGCAAGTCGGCGCCGTAATCGTCGGCCAGGTGATCCAGGCCGGTGCGGGACAGGGCCCGGCACGGCAGGCCAGCCTGGCCGCCGGCATCGGCTGGGATGTCCCGACCGTCACCATCAACAAGCTGTGCCTTTCCGGGCTGACCGCCGTGATTGATGCCGCCCGGACGATCCGGGCCGGGGAAGCCGACTTCATCGTCGCCGCCGGCCAGGAGTCCATGACCAATGCCCCGCATCTGGTCCCCGGGCTGCGCGCCGGCGTCGTTATTGGCGACGCCCCCATGCTCGACTCGCTGAACCACGACGGACTGCAGGACCCGGTCAGCGGCAAGCTGATGGGTGAGGCCACCGATGCGGGCAATGCCGAGCGGCAGATCAGCCGCGAGGAGCAGGACGCCGTCGCCGCCCGCTCGCACCAGCGCGCCGAGGCCGCCCGCGCCGCCGGGGTGCTTGCCGAGGAAATTGCCCCGATCCAGGTGCCGCAGCGCAAGGGACCCGCCGTCACCCTGGAACACGATGAGGGCATCCGCGCCGAGACCACCGCCGAGTCCCTGGCCCAATTGCGGCCCGCGTTCTCGAAGGACCAGGCCGCCACCATCACCGCGGGCTCCGCGTCCCCGCTCTCCGACGGCGCCGCCGCGCTGGTGATTGCCAGCAAGTCTGCCGCCATCGCCGCCGGCCTGGAATGGATCGCCGAAATCGGGGCCCACGGCCAGACCGCCGGCCCTGACGGCTCCCTGCACTCCCAGCCGGCCCGGGCGATCGAGCGGGCGCTCAAGGGTGAGGGTCTCAACGCGACTGACCTTGACCTGGTCGAAATCAACGAAGCCTTCGCCTCCGTCCTGATCCAGTCGGCCAACGACCTCGGCATCGAAACCGACGCCGTCAACGCCGAGGGCGGCGCGATCGCCCTGGGCCACCCGGTGGGGGCCTCGGGCGCCCGACTGGTCCTGCACCAGGCGCTGGCCCTGAAGCGCCGCGGCGGAGGAACCGGCGTCGTGGCCCTCTGCGGCGGCGGCGGCCAGGGCGATGCCCTAATTCTCAAAGCTTAA
- a CDS encoding GNAT family N-acetyltransferase, protein MNPLIILTAATGPREGTRPAAAIRPIQATDLPELSAMYRDSYADGLPQPPDRASGWIDALLDGAEGRHVPEASAVLAGPDGQLAAAIIVTEPASGTAGNWDSVIAELFTHPDHRRQGLAEELLGHCLHELHTLGRTRVAVTVDSGNAAALALYLSRDFRRLADDDGD, encoded by the coding sequence ATGAACCCCTTGATCATCCTGACCGCAGCGACCGGTCCACGTGAGGGCACCCGCCCGGCCGCAGCGATACGGCCCATCCAGGCCACGGACCTCCCCGAACTGTCCGCGATGTACCGGGACTCCTATGCCGACGGCCTGCCCCAGCCCCCGGACCGCGCGTCCGGATGGATCGACGCGCTCCTCGACGGCGCCGAGGGGCGGCACGTGCCGGAAGCGTCCGCTGTCCTGGCGGGCCCCGATGGCCAGCTCGCGGCCGCCATCATCGTCACGGAGCCAGCATCCGGCACCGCCGGGAACTGGGATTCCGTCATCGCCGAACTCTTCACCCACCCGGACCACCGCCGGCAGGGACTGGCGGAAGAGTTGCTGGGCCACTGCCTGCACGAACTGCATACGCTCGGCCGGACCAGGGTGGCGGTCACGGTGGACAGCGGCAACGCGGCTGCGCTGGCGCTCTACCTGTCCAGGGACTTCCGCCGGCTGGCCGACGACGACGGCGACTGA
- the ggt gene encoding gamma-glutamyltransferase, whose translation MHYVGRRLSAVTAAMALSVAGGAVASPAFADPRETHKNATATGYGGAVSTVDPEASAAAIEVLRKGGNAADAAVAAAATLGVTEPYSAGIGGGGYFVYYDAKTGKVGTVDGRETAPATMPHDAFIDPATGQPYRFTPELVTSGVAVGVPGTPATWQRALQRWGSLSLGDALDPAIKVATRGFVVDGTFRQQTLDNKARFAAFPATSALFLPGGDAPAVGSIFQNHDLAATYRLLAQQGTDGFYRGPLAADIAATVQAPAKAAGTTLPVPAGFMTTADLAAYGARDQAPTHVNYRGLDVFGMAPSSSGGTTVGEALNILAPTDLAGLSKGSALHRYLEASALAFADRGKYVGDPSQVDVPTAALTDPIFGKERACLIDPLHAAAKPVAPGNVSAYDGVCPASTAPLAAEKDTENISTTNLTVADKWGNVAEYTLTIEQTGGSGMVVPGRGFLLNNEMTDFSTVYDPKDPNRIEPGKRPRSSMAPTIILKDGAPFLALGSPGGSTIITTVLQTILNRVDLGMTISEAIAAPRASQRNTAKVTAEPAFIDAYGGVLAPFGHRFTPSGDAFTSAAEIGAATAIEFGPDGRLVAAAEPVRRGGGSAMVLKQSP comes from the coding sequence ATGCACTACGTAGGACGTCGGCTGTCTGCCGTCACGGCGGCGATGGCCCTGAGCGTGGCAGGCGGCGCCGTCGCCAGCCCTGCCTTCGCCGACCCCCGTGAGACGCACAAGAACGCCACCGCCACCGGCTACGGCGGCGCCGTCAGCACGGTGGACCCGGAGGCCTCGGCCGCGGCGATCGAAGTGCTCCGCAAGGGCGGCAACGCAGCGGATGCCGCCGTTGCCGCGGCCGCCACGCTGGGCGTGACCGAGCCATACAGCGCCGGGATCGGCGGGGGCGGCTACTTCGTGTATTACGACGCGAAAACCGGAAAGGTCGGCACCGTCGACGGGCGCGAAACGGCGCCGGCTACGATGCCGCACGATGCATTCATCGACCCGGCAACCGGCCAGCCCTACCGCTTCACTCCGGAGTTGGTGACCAGCGGCGTCGCGGTCGGCGTCCCCGGCACCCCGGCCACCTGGCAGCGGGCACTCCAGCGCTGGGGAAGCCTGAGCCTCGGTGATGCCCTGGATCCCGCCATCAAGGTGGCCACTCGCGGCTTCGTCGTCGACGGGACCTTCCGCCAGCAGACGCTCGACAACAAGGCCCGCTTTGCGGCCTTCCCCGCGACCAGCGCCCTCTTCCTCCCAGGCGGCGACGCTCCCGCCGTCGGCAGCATCTTCCAAAACCATGACCTCGCCGCCACCTACCGGCTCCTCGCGCAACAGGGCACGGACGGCTTCTACCGAGGCCCGCTCGCGGCGGACATCGCTGCCACCGTGCAGGCTCCGGCAAAGGCTGCCGGCACCACACTGCCGGTTCCGGCGGGGTTCATGACGACGGCGGACCTGGCCGCTTACGGGGCACGGGACCAGGCGCCGACCCATGTGAACTACCGTGGCCTGGACGTCTTCGGCATGGCACCCTCGAGCAGCGGCGGCACCACCGTGGGTGAAGCCCTGAACATCCTGGCCCCCACCGACCTCGCCGGGTTGTCCAAGGGCAGCGCCCTGCACCGCTACCTGGAGGCCAGCGCCTTGGCGTTCGCCGACCGGGGCAAGTATGTGGGCGACCCGTCCCAGGTGGACGTCCCCACCGCTGCCCTCACCGATCCGATCTTCGGCAAGGAGCGGGCATGCCTGATCGACCCGCTGCACGCCGCCGCCAAGCCGGTGGCGCCGGGGAATGTGTCCGCGTACGACGGCGTCTGCCCGGCGTCGACCGCGCCCCTCGCGGCCGAAAAGGACACCGAGAACATCTCGACCACCAACCTGACCGTCGCGGACAAGTGGGGCAACGTGGCCGAATACACCCTCACGATCGAGCAGACCGGCGGCTCCGGCATGGTGGTGCCCGGCCGCGGATTCCTGCTCAACAACGAAATGACCGACTTCTCCACCGTGTACGACCCGAAGGACCCGAACCGCATCGAGCCCGGCAAGCGTCCGCGTTCCTCCATGGCACCGACCATCATCCTCAAGGACGGGGCCCCGTTCCTCGCGCTGGGCTCACCGGGCGGATCGACCATCATCACGACAGTGCTGCAGACCATCCTGAACCGGGTGGACCTGGGGATGACCATCTCCGAGGCCATTGCGGCGCCGCGCGCCTCACAGCGGAACACGGCCAAGGTCACCGCCGAGCCGGCTTTCATTGACGCGTACGGCGGCGTGCTGGCACCCTTCGGGCATCGGTTCACACCGTCCGGGGACGCGTTCACGTCGGCGGCGGAGATTGGCGCGGCAACGGCGATTGAGTTCGGTCCGGACGGGCGCCTTGTCGCCGCCGCCGAGCCGGTCCGGCGCGGCGGCGGCTCGGCCATGGTGCTGAAGCAGTCTCCGTAG
- a CDS encoding long-chain fatty acid--CoA ligase, protein MTNTTTGDGFATISVAAILAESAKRTPDSIALIVGEDKTSYGDLWRQTKAYAGALRDRGIGPGDAVAVLIPNVPDFARVYYAVLSLGAIVVPVHALLKAREIEYVLQDSGARLMICADALLGEGAAGAAASGVDVLTVMSPDGGDLPRLEAEAAAAEPIRSYEPCRPSDTATILYTSGTTGKPKGALGTHFALVEQTSVILTSVMDFKPGDVLFGGLPLFHTFGQTVVLNAGLRAGATVVLMPRFSGEGALALLDRHQVNIFVGVPTMYVALLEAAKSTDVRPDALRYGISGGASLPLAVMDKFRDVFGVEIHEGYGLTETSPVAAFNHVGMTPRPGTIGIPIWGVDIEIARAETVERIELLPNGELGELVVRGHLLMKGYLNRPEATAEAVVDGWFRTGDLGTKDDDGYLTIVDRKKDMIIRNGYNVYPREVEEILLTHPEVVSAAVYGIPHDVHGQEIAAAIVLDAGATVSEKDLMDFASAQLAAYKYPRVIRLLTELPLGPSGKILKRNLAAESS, encoded by the coding sequence ATGACCAACACGACCACCGGCGACGGCTTCGCCACCATTTCCGTTGCGGCGATCCTGGCGGAATCCGCCAAGCGCACGCCGGATAGCATTGCCCTGATCGTCGGAGAGGACAAAACCAGCTACGGCGATCTCTGGCGCCAGACCAAGGCGTACGCCGGCGCGCTCCGGGACCGTGGAATCGGCCCCGGGGACGCCGTCGCGGTCCTGATTCCCAATGTGCCTGACTTCGCCCGCGTCTACTACGCTGTGCTGTCCCTTGGCGCCATCGTGGTGCCGGTCCATGCCCTGCTCAAGGCCCGCGAAATCGAGTACGTGCTCCAGGACAGCGGCGCTCGGCTGATGATCTGCGCCGACGCGCTGCTTGGGGAGGGAGCCGCGGGTGCCGCTGCCAGCGGCGTCGACGTGCTGACGGTCATGTCGCCCGACGGCGGCGACCTCCCCCGGCTCGAAGCAGAGGCCGCCGCTGCCGAACCGATCCGGAGCTACGAACCCTGCCGGCCCTCGGACACCGCCACCATCCTCTATACCTCCGGCACCACGGGCAAGCCCAAGGGCGCACTGGGCACGCACTTCGCCCTCGTGGAGCAGACGTCCGTGATACTGACCAGCGTGATGGACTTCAAGCCCGGGGATGTCCTCTTCGGCGGCCTGCCGCTGTTCCACACCTTCGGCCAAACCGTGGTCCTGAACGCCGGGCTGCGCGCCGGCGCCACGGTGGTCCTGATGCCGCGGTTCAGCGGCGAGGGCGCCCTGGCGCTGCTGGACCGGCATCAGGTCAACATCTTCGTCGGGGTCCCCACGATGTATGTGGCACTCCTGGAGGCGGCGAAGTCGACCGACGTCCGGCCCGACGCGTTGCGCTACGGCATCTCGGGCGGGGCGTCTCTGCCGCTGGCGGTGATGGACAAGTTCCGCGACGTGTTCGGCGTCGAGATCCACGAGGGTTACGGCCTGACCGAGACGTCCCCGGTGGCTGCCTTCAACCACGTCGGCATGACCCCGCGGCCGGGCACGATCGGCATTCCCATCTGGGGCGTGGACATCGAGATTGCCCGGGCGGAAACGGTGGAGCGCATCGAACTGCTGCCCAACGGCGAACTCGGCGAACTGGTGGTCCGGGGCCACCTGCTCATGAAGGGCTACCTGAACCGGCCCGAGGCCACGGCGGAGGCCGTGGTGGACGGCTGGTTCCGCACCGGAGACCTGGGCACCAAGGACGACGACGGCTACCTCACCATCGTGGACCGCAAGAAGGACATGATCATCCGGAACGGCTACAACGTCTACCCCCGCGAAGTGGAGGAAATCCTGCTGACCCACCCGGAAGTTGTCAGCGCCGCCGTCTACGGCATTCCGCACGACGTCCACGGCCAGGAGATCGCGGCCGCAATCGTGCTCGACGCGGGAGCCACCGTGTCCGAGAAGGACCTGATGGACTTCGCCAGCGCACAGCTTGCCGCCTACAAGTATCCGCGCGTCATCCGGCTGCTCACGGAACTACCCCTCGGCCCCAGCGGGAAAATCCTCAAGCGGAACCTGGCCGCCGAGTCCAGCTGA
- a CDS encoding acyl-CoA dehydrogenase family protein has translation MTTTSPASGLSAERTGAEFPAGTVEPDYVLTEALGTDPASLFTGISAEDRAYWDRARSFVQDEVLPVIDGYWERAEYPVHLLRRLGELDLLRDGVAVEGFAPMSSMAAGLVNMEISRGDGSVATMIAVQGGLALRSVAECGSEEQKKRWLPAIAAGTEYAAFALTEPTHGSDAVALESTATATDGGFLLNGEKKWIGNGSIGGLSVVWARGGDGQVHGYLVPQDSPGYTGTKIEGKLALRAIWQAHIRLENVFVPDENVLPGARSFKDTARVLLATRLSVAWSAVGHATACYETAVQYAKQRMQFGRPLAASQIVQERLARMLSELSSMQLMAVQMTRLDQEGTLTAEQASLAKYTCTRLARGIAANARDLLGGNGILLANRVARHLADIEAIHTYEGTETVQALIIGRGITGTSAFA, from the coding sequence ATGACGACGACGTCGCCCGCTTCAGGGCTCTCCGCTGAGCGCACCGGCGCCGAATTCCCCGCCGGAACGGTGGAACCGGACTACGTTCTGACCGAGGCGCTGGGCACCGACCCGGCCTCCCTGTTCACCGGCATCAGCGCTGAAGACCGCGCCTACTGGGACCGGGCCCGGAGCTTCGTCCAGGACGAGGTCCTCCCGGTCATCGACGGCTACTGGGAACGCGCCGAATACCCCGTCCACCTGCTCCGGCGCCTCGGCGAGCTGGATCTGCTGCGCGACGGCGTCGCCGTCGAGGGCTTCGCCCCGATGAGCAGCATGGCGGCCGGACTGGTCAACATGGAAATCAGCCGCGGCGACGGATCCGTGGCCACGATGATCGCCGTCCAGGGCGGGCTGGCGCTGCGATCGGTCGCCGAGTGCGGCTCCGAGGAGCAGAAGAAGCGCTGGCTGCCGGCCATCGCCGCCGGCACCGAGTACGCGGCCTTCGCGCTGACCGAGCCCACCCACGGATCGGACGCGGTGGCGCTGGAATCCACGGCCACCGCCACCGACGGCGGATTCCTGCTCAATGGCGAGAAGAAATGGATCGGCAACGGCTCCATCGGCGGCCTCAGCGTGGTCTGGGCCCGCGGCGGGGACGGCCAGGTCCACGGCTACCTCGTGCCGCAGGATTCCCCCGGCTACACGGGGACCAAAATCGAGGGCAAGCTCGCGCTGCGGGCCATCTGGCAGGCCCACATCCGGCTGGAGAACGTCTTTGTGCCGGACGAAAACGTCCTGCCCGGGGCACGCAGCTTCAAGGACACGGCCCGCGTCCTCCTGGCGACCCGGCTCAGCGTCGCCTGGTCCGCCGTCGGCCACGCCACCGCCTGCTACGAGACCGCGGTCCAGTACGCCAAGCAGCGCATGCAGTTCGGCCGTCCGCTGGCCGCCTCACAAATTGTGCAGGAGCGGCTGGCCCGCATGCTTAGCGAGCTCTCCAGCATGCAGCTGATGGCGGTCCAGATGACCCGCCTGGACCAAGAGGGCACGCTCACCGCCGAGCAGGCCTCACTCGCCAAGTACACGTGCACCCGCCTGGCCCGCGGCATCGCCGCCAACGCCCGGGACCTGCTCGGCGGCAACGGCATCCTGCTGGCCAACCGCGTCGCACGCCACCTGGCCGACATCGAAGCCATCCACACCTACGAAGGCACGGAGACGGTGCAGGCGCTCATCATTGGGCGCGGCATTACCGGCACCTCCGCCTTCGCCTGA
- a CDS encoding NUDIX domain-containing protein has translation MSVRSAGLLLYRRSAESPLEVWIAHMGGPFWARKDSAAWSIPKGEYSADEDALSAAIREFTEEIGTPPPAAAYFPLGSFRQASGKIITVFAAETDFQPGRIVSNTFPLEWPRGSGVVRNFPEIDDAAWFSEPEARTKLVRGQLPVLDALQEHLLGDAG, from the coding sequence ATGAGTGTTCGGAGCGCAGGACTCCTGCTGTACCGGCGGAGCGCGGAATCCCCGCTGGAGGTGTGGATCGCGCACATGGGCGGACCGTTCTGGGCCAGAAAGGACTCCGCCGCCTGGTCCATTCCCAAGGGTGAGTACAGCGCGGACGAGGACGCCCTGTCGGCCGCGATCCGGGAGTTCACCGAAGAAATAGGCACGCCCCCGCCGGCGGCCGCGTACTTTCCGCTGGGCAGCTTCCGGCAGGCCTCGGGCAAAATCATCACGGTCTTCGCGGCGGAAACCGATTTCCAGCCGGGACGAATTGTCAGCAACACCTTTCCGCTCGAATGGCCGAGGGGATCCGGCGTCGTCCGCAACTTCCCGGAGATCGACGACGCCGCATGGTTCAGCGAGCCTGAGGCACGCACCAAGCTGGTGCGCGGGCAACTGCCGGTCCTGGACGCTCTCCAGGAGCACCTGCTGGGAGACGCCGGATAG
- a CDS encoding SAM-dependent methyltransferase, with the protein MTQLGRPNPAAAASFRLIQLALLPLGTAGYLWALPRLLVYSHRTAVSATLLASLYSRYMQHRLGTRADTPAARLMLVMPNVSRIGFGLVAVPTAVAHRLTGYVPRIYRYPYEGQPPLSHQEAARTSFYDAALVRHLPGIDQLVILGAGFDTRAYRLPAAGRPRCFELDKPRTQAFKLSMLQRAGLPARTASYVAADLREDGWYDKLEAAGFDPRRRSFFLWEGVTMYLDRPAVEETLRRIAGTAPGSVVAFDYFSARTLASRSPYMRFARATTAFAGEPLGFGIDTSPPARERVAEFLRPFGLAVEEHRNFGRESRRRGAPAGFVTAVVGRTAERPAASRR; encoded by the coding sequence ATGACGCAGCTCGGCAGGCCTAACCCCGCGGCGGCAGCGTCGTTCCGCCTGATCCAGCTGGCACTCCTCCCGCTGGGGACCGCCGGCTACCTCTGGGCTCTGCCCAGGCTGCTCGTCTACAGCCATCGGACCGCCGTGTCCGCCACCCTGCTCGCGTCGCTTTACTCCCGGTATATGCAGCACCGGCTGGGGACACGGGCGGACACGCCCGCGGCGCGGCTGATGCTGGTGATGCCTAATGTCTCCCGGATCGGATTCGGCCTGGTGGCGGTCCCGACGGCGGTGGCCCACCGTCTCACCGGCTACGTGCCCAGGATCTACCGGTACCCCTATGAAGGACAGCCGCCCTTGAGCCATCAGGAGGCGGCGCGGACCAGCTTCTACGACGCCGCCCTCGTGCGGCACCTGCCCGGCATCGACCAGCTCGTTATCCTCGGCGCCGGCTTCGACACGCGAGCCTACCGGCTTCCCGCGGCCGGCCGGCCGCGCTGCTTCGAACTGGACAAGCCCCGCACCCAGGCCTTCAAACTCAGCATGCTCCAGCGGGCCGGACTCCCCGCCCGCACGGCGAGCTACGTGGCGGCCGACCTCCGGGAGGACGGCTGGTACGACAAGCTCGAGGCGGCCGGCTTCGACCCGCGCCGGCGGTCATTCTTCCTCTGGGAAGGGGTGACCATGTACCTGGACCGCCCGGCCGTCGAGGAGACGCTGCGCCGGATCGCCGGAACGGCTCCGGGCAGCGTGGTTGCCTTCGACTACTTCTCCGCGCGGACGCTCGCGTCCCGCTCGCCCTACATGCGCTTCGCCCGCGCCACCACCGCCTTTGCGGGCGAACCCCTCGGCTTCGGCATCGACACCTCGCCCCCGGCCCGGGAGCGCGTCGCTGAATTCCTCAGGCCCTTCGGCCTGGCGGTGGAGGAGCACCGGAACTTCGGCCGGGAATCCCGAAGGCGCGGGGCGCCGGCGGGGTTCGTCACCGCCGTCGTCGGCCGGACGGCGGAACGACCGGCGGCCAGCCGGCGTTAA
- a CDS encoding NAD(P)-dependent alcohol dehydrogenase: MLTVNAYAAPSATEDLVPTTIQRRDVGPHDVLIEIKFAGICHSDIHTVRGDWGPQSYPLAPGHEIAGIVTEVGSAVTKHAVGDRVGVGCMVNSCGECANCQAGEEQYCLKGNTGTYGAVDRDGTITQGGYSTHVVVTEDFVVRIPEGIELDVAAPLLCAGITTYSPLRHWNAGPGKKVAVVGLGGLGHMAVKIAHAMGAEVTVLSQSLKKQEDGLRLGADHYFATSDENTFTELAGSFDLIINTVSASIDISSYLQLLRLDGTMVNVGAPAEPLPVNAFALIGGRRSFAGSMIGGIRQTQEMLDFCAEHHLGAEIEVIPAEKINEAYERVLASDVRYRFVIDTATLV; encoded by the coding sequence ATGCTTACCGTAAACGCATACGCCGCCCCGTCCGCCACCGAAGATCTCGTCCCCACCACCATCCAGCGCCGCGACGTCGGACCGCACGACGTCCTGATCGAGATCAAGTTCGCCGGCATCTGCCATTCGGACATCCACACGGTCCGCGGCGACTGGGGACCGCAGTCCTACCCGCTCGCCCCTGGCCACGAGATTGCCGGCATCGTCACCGAAGTCGGCTCGGCCGTAACCAAGCACGCCGTCGGTGACCGCGTCGGCGTCGGCTGCATGGTGAACTCCTGCGGCGAGTGCGCCAACTGCCAGGCCGGCGAGGAACAGTACTGCCTCAAGGGCAACACCGGCACCTACGGCGCTGTGGACCGCGACGGGACCATCACCCAGGGCGGCTACTCCACCCACGTCGTGGTGACCGAAGACTTCGTCGTCAGGATCCCCGAGGGCATCGAGCTCGACGTCGCCGCACCCCTGCTCTGCGCCGGCATCACCACCTACTCGCCGCTGCGCCACTGGAACGCGGGCCCCGGCAAGAAAGTGGCCGTCGTCGGACTCGGCGGCCTGGGCCACATGGCCGTCAAGATTGCCCACGCGATGGGCGCCGAGGTCACCGTCCTCTCGCAGTCGCTCAAGAAGCAGGAAGACGGCCTGCGCCTGGGCGCGGACCACTACTTCGCCACGAGCGACGAGAACACCTTCACCGAGCTCGCCGGCAGCTTCGACCTGATCATCAACACGGTCAGCGCCTCAATCGACATCAGCTCCTACCTGCAGCTGCTGCGCCTCGACGGCACCATGGTCAACGTCGGCGCCCCCGCCGAACCGCTGCCCGTGAACGCCTTCGCGCTGATCGGCGGACGGCGCTCCTTCGCCGGCTCCATGATCGGCGGCATCCGCCAGACCCAGGAGATGCTGGACTTCTGCGCCGAACACCACCTCGGGGCCGAGATCGAGGTCATCCCGGCCGAGAAGATCAACGAAGCCTACGAGCGTGTGCTGGCCTCCGACGTGCGCTACCGGTTCGTGATCGACACGGCAACCCTGGTCTAG